In one Struthio camelus isolate bStrCam1 chromosome 35, bStrCam1.hap1, whole genome shotgun sequence genomic region, the following are encoded:
- the STX5 gene encoding syntaxin-5: MNARRRHGSRNTEQGVYLGPPRTQALPPASAAGPPVTAAAPPAAMSCRDRTQEFLSACKSLQSRQNGLQPSRPALSAARQRSEFAVMAKRIGKDLSNTFAKLEKLTILAKRKSLFDDKAVEIEELTYIIKQDINGLNKQIAQLQDVVRAKGSQSGRHVRTHSNTVVVSLQSKLASMSNDFKSVLEVRTENLKQQRSRREHFSRAPVSALPLAAGNLGGSAVLREEAPRAADVAIDMDARSGQQLQLIHEQDSYIQSRADTMQNIESTIVELGSIFQQLAHMVKEQEETIQRIDASVEDAQLNVEAAHGEILKYFQSVTSNRWLMVKIFLVLIVFFIVFVVFLA, from the exons ATGAACGCGCGGCGCCGCCACGGCTCTAGGAACACGGAGCAGGGCGTctacctgggccccccccggacgcaggcgctgccccccgcctccgccgccggcccccccgtcaccgccgccgccccccccgccgccatgtCCTGCCGCGACCGCACCCAGGAGTTCCTCTCCGCCTGCAAGTCGCTGCAGAGCCGGCAG aacgggctgcagcccagcagaccgGCGCTGAGCGCCGCGCGGCAGCGGAGCGAGTTCGCCGTCATGGCCAA GCGCATCGGCAAGGACCTGAGCAACACCTTCGCCAAGCTGGAGAAGCTGACGATCC TGGCCAAGCGCAAGTCGCTCTTCGATGACAAAGCGGTGGAGATCGAGGAGCTCACCTACATCATCAAGCAG gaCATCAACGGCCTCAACAAGCAGATCGCGCAGCTGCAGGACGTGGTGCGGGCCAAGGGCAGCCAGAGCGGGCGCCACGTGCGGACTCACTCCAACACGGTGGTGGTGTCGCTGCAG TCCAAGCTGGCCTCCATGTCCAACGACTTCAAATCCGTGCTGGAAGTGAGGACGGAG AACCTGAAGCAGCAGCGCAGCCGCCGCGAGCACTTCTCCCGCGCCCCCGTCTCCGCTCTGCCCCTCGCCGCCGGCAACCTGG GCGGCTCCGCGGTGCTGCGGGAGGAGGCGCCGCGAGCCGCCGACGTCGCCATCGACATGGACGCGCGGAGCggccagcagctgcagctcatcCACGAGCag GATTCGTACATCCAGAGCCGGGCCGACACCATGCAGAACATCGAGTCCACCATCGTCGAGCTGGGCTCCATCTTCCAGCAGCTGGCGCACATggtgaaggagcaggaggagacCATCCAGAG gaTCGACGCCAGCGTGGAGGACGCGCAGCTCAACGTGGAGGCCGCCCACGGCGAGATCCTCAAGTACTTCCAGTCCGTCACCTCCAACCGTTGGCTGATGGTCAAGATCTTCCTCGTCCTCATCGTCTTCTTCATCGTCTTCGTCGTGTTCCTggcctga